Proteins encoded in a region of the Fulvitalea axinellae genome:
- a CDS encoding sodium:solute symporter family protein has translation MHWIDYAVFGTYFSAIVYVGYYFLGKNQSREDYYVGGRAIGAGHVGMSIAATDVGGGFSIGLGGLGFTMGLSGSWLLFTGLIGAWIAAVVTVPRLKRIDQETGLLTFPDFLAYKYNGVVATMAAVISGIGYVGFTSGQILAGGKLAAASVFKDISWMDPTHFSLIVISLLVVLYTSMGGIKAVIYTDTIQWAVLLFGLIALGIPFAYVKLGGWDTIRATLPDEHFSLANVDFATLANWACAIIPIWFIAMTLYQRVFATRDESQARKAFLIAGVFEYPIIAISGVVLGMLARVAYPESDPEAALPHLLTGVLPVGIAGFVLASYFSAVMSTADSCLIAASGNVENDLLRKYFPSEGNLVWRSIIVTLVLGILASALALYFTRVLDIILHSYSFMVAGLLVPTLAGYFAKRPSVRGAVASMWCGGGTALVLIAMEIPLPYGLNPTLFGLIMSVIAYFVTNAMGNPSENARIRQQKVGLEKESEA, from the coding sequence ATGCATTGGATAGATTATGCGGTTTTCGGTACGTACTTCTCGGCTATTGTCTATGTAGGCTATTATTTTCTGGGAAAGAACCAATCCAGGGAGGATTATTACGTCGGGGGCCGCGCTATCGGCGCCGGACACGTGGGTATGAGCATCGCCGCTACGGACGTTGGAGGAGGTTTTTCTATCGGTTTGGGCGGTTTGGGATTCACAATGGGCCTTTCCGGCAGTTGGTTGTTGTTCACCGGCCTGATCGGCGCTTGGATCGCCGCGGTGGTTACGGTGCCACGGCTCAAGCGTATTGACCAAGAGACGGGCCTGTTGACTTTTCCTGACTTTTTGGCCTACAAATACAACGGCGTCGTAGCCACTATGGCGGCCGTGATTTCGGGTATAGGCTATGTAGGTTTCACGTCGGGACAGATATTGGCCGGGGGCAAGCTTGCGGCGGCGAGCGTCTTCAAGGACATATCATGGATGGACCCCACGCATTTTTCATTGATCGTCATCTCGCTGCTTGTGGTTCTATACACCAGCATGGGTGGCATTAAGGCGGTGATTTATACGGACACGATTCAATGGGCGGTGCTGTTGTTCGGGCTTATCGCTCTCGGGATACCTTTCGCCTACGTCAAGCTGGGAGGATGGGATACCATACGCGCCACATTGCCGGACGAGCACTTTTCATTGGCCAACGTCGATTTCGCGACCTTGGCCAATTGGGCCTGCGCCATCATACCGATATGGTTTATCGCCATGACCTTGTATCAGCGCGTGTTCGCCACCCGTGACGAGTCGCAGGCCAGAAAGGCCTTTCTTATCGCCGGCGTGTTTGAATATCCGATCATCGCGATATCGGGCGTGGTGCTGGGAATGCTCGCCCGTGTGGCTTATCCGGAGAGTGACCCCGAGGCGGCCTTGCCCCATTTACTTACGGGCGTATTGCCGGTAGGTATTGCCGGTTTTGTGCTGGCTTCCTATTTCTCCGCCGTGATGTCCACGGCCGACAGTTGCCTTATCGCCGCTTCCGGAAATGTGGAGAACGACTTGTTGCGCAAGTACTTTCCTTCGGAAGGGAACCTTGTCTGGCGGTCGATCATCGTGACCTTGGTACTCGGAATTCTGGCCTCGGCATTAGCCCTTTACTTCACTAGGGTTCTGGACATAATCCTTCACTCCTACTCGTTTATGGTCGCCGGGCTTCTCGTACCGACTTTGGCGGGGTATTTCGCGAAGCGTCCCAGCGTGCGTGGAGCGGTCGCGTCCATGTGGTGCGGAGGAGGTACCGCATTGGTTCTCATAGCCATGGAAATTCCGTTGCCTTACGGACTCAACCCCACATTGTTCGGGTTGATTATGTCCGTTATCGCATATTTTGTGACGAACGCCATGGGTAACCCTTCGGAAAACGCCCGAATCCGACAGCAAAAGGTAGGCTTGGAAAAGGAAAGTGAAGCATAG
- a CDS encoding AAA family ATPase, whose amino-acid sequence MAESLRLPAEEKYKEELDYLKSIDNAPKPFQWNLSANMVRIFILGSTPADNMEREIPQKWFGDKSLVERSIVTLASDRGLLLIGDPGTGKSWLAELLAAAICDNSTQVVQGTAGTTEDQIKYSWNVSMVIAKGQSHDSLIPSPIMRSMATGTIGRFEELTRCTSDVQDALISILSEKYVSIPELKDGNVVFAQPGFNIIATANSRDRGVNDLSSALKRRFNFVRIPIVTNKKAESDIIHFRTKELLKRHNFDYNVSNSLLDILLQTFNDLRETSAAANSDDEKLESALSTAEQIGVLEDAILHSNFFERELTSKVLASSLIGSLVRRNPEDVSFMNKFWNNVVEKRKTEKEEAKDTEAAKEWEDFLNAGNSTMEVMK is encoded by the coding sequence ATGGCAGAGTCATTACGCTTACCGGCAGAAGAAAAATATAAAGAAGAATTAGATTACCTAAAATCAATTGATAACGCGCCAAAGCCTTTTCAATGGAATTTGAGCGCGAATATGGTTCGTATTTTCATATTGGGCTCTACGCCCGCGGACAATATGGAACGCGAGATTCCTCAAAAATGGTTTGGCGACAAATCGCTTGTTGAGCGCAGCATTGTCACCCTGGCGTCGGACCGAGGACTTTTATTGATCGGAGATCCGGGAACCGGTAAAAGTTGGTTGGCCGAATTGCTTGCCGCTGCCATTTGCGATAACTCCACACAAGTTGTGCAGGGAACGGCGGGAACAACCGAAGATCAAATCAAATATTCGTGGAATGTGTCGATGGTAATTGCCAAAGGGCAGTCGCACGATTCCTTGATTCCGTCGCCTATTATGCGTTCGATGGCAACGGGTACAATCGGGCGTTTTGAGGAATTGACGCGTTGTACTTCGGATGTGCAGGACGCTTTGATTTCTATTTTGAGTGAAAAGTACGTTTCTATTCCTGAGTTGAAAGACGGGAATGTTGTATTCGCTCAGCCGGGTTTCAATATTATCGCAACCGCCAATAGTCGCGACCGTGGCGTAAACGATCTTTCTTCGGCCTTGAAGCGTCGATTCAATTTTGTTCGCATTCCGATCGTAACCAACAAAAAAGCGGAATCCGACATTATCCATTTCCGCACCAAGGAACTGTTGAAGCGTCATAACTTCGATTATAACGTTTCGAATTCGCTCTTGGATATCTTGCTGCAAACTTTCAACGATCTTCGCGAAACATCGGCAGCGGCCAATTCCGACGACGAAAAACTGGAATCCGCGCTTTCGACAGCCGAACAAATCGGCGTGCTTGAAGACGCCATTTTGCACAGCAATTTTTTTGAACGCGAATTGACGAGCAAAGTGTTGGCTTCGTCGCTAATCGGCTCGTTGGTAAGGCGTAATCCAGAGGATGTTTCTTTCATGAATAAGTTTTGGAATAATGTTGTCGAGAAACGCAAGACCGAAAAGGAAGAAGCGAAAGACACAGAAGCCGCAAAAGAATGGGAAGATTTTTTGAATGCCGGGAATAGTACAATGGAAGTTATGAAATAG
- a CDS encoding outer membrane beta-barrel protein, with amino-acid sequence MKRYVLFVLLIMGYGIVQAQDIRYHILDGESGKGVDKAQVGFFDQEGRTLSVALSDSAGYVSVTAETRRKTSYVLAHCMGYTQAKIKFETLKRTGTISLTADPVELEAVTVATNKETLTVKPDRLVFTVTPGVLKLSPTSMDLLKEIPNVTVRSDNSIRIKHYQGVAVYINGVISPEGARALQSLAPEQIERIEVITMPTLEYRGPSLLVYTKRMKLHGIESYTRLEGAVPWLGQLNGSLKAKIGGKTNFTGSYFFQSYNYSDERTNDVYKGETLESAQGYTNNTKSPYSYDIYLGVESYPTDDSYWSMSYRIEGKNDKYTREGEGGREISTDRQVFIPVSFHGEYWKKFTENDMLRVKGNYRNTPLINTAYQYAGYAPNERNGETDYNWKYYGANVTYTRTAGRYQWKAMFGGENDENRSEYDFGGVTGVKQQVRTLEAELGLEGKWDSWSFSAYATGRQIFLDSEPVSDGEEFHRNYTIFGPNVSVSHKLNDTQNIRLQISRGVGAPETEQINPQLLRTGFNSITQGNPNLDLVVNDKAELEYNRMGDRSSFSATAYTSVDRDFITGVMRWAPEEESNINTYINNGTRTKAGISLDYKYRKDWFSFGLSPNMFWQKLRNSEAKLTVPDPLNLYAFGFCKARLPKGFQLGGSVFYMPGEYDLQMEQEHFYSIDFELNKSFGPLNCKLYTQNLISKGTLKTYYMEEGYKQDSYASNLSFLKLSVSYYFEKD; translated from the coding sequence ATGAAGCGATATGTATTGTTTGTTTTGCTGATTATGGGCTATGGTATTGTTCAGGCTCAGGATATCCGTTATCATATATTGGATGGCGAAAGCGGGAAGGGCGTCGACAAGGCCCAAGTGGGTTTCTTTGACCAAGAGGGGCGCACCCTCAGTGTGGCGCTAAGCGATTCGGCTGGATACGTATCCGTAACGGCTGAGACCCGAAGAAAGACCAGTTATGTATTGGCCCACTGTATGGGATATACCCAGGCCAAGATAAAATTCGAGACATTAAAGCGCACGGGCACAATATCATTGACGGCGGATCCAGTAGAACTGGAGGCCGTGACAGTGGCTACAAATAAAGAAACATTAACCGTTAAGCCTGATAGGCTGGTGTTTACGGTGACTCCGGGCGTGCTGAAACTTTCGCCGACGAGCATGGACTTGCTGAAGGAGATTCCGAACGTGACCGTGAGATCCGACAACAGTATCCGGATCAAACATTACCAAGGGGTGGCCGTGTATATAAACGGGGTTATAAGCCCGGAAGGGGCGAGAGCGTTGCAGTCCTTGGCACCGGAACAGATCGAACGGATAGAGGTGATCACGATGCCGACTTTGGAATATCGGGGACCGAGCCTTTTGGTGTATACGAAACGGATGAAACTACACGGGATTGAGAGCTATACCCGCCTAGAGGGGGCAGTGCCATGGCTTGGGCAACTCAACGGCAGTCTCAAGGCGAAGATAGGCGGGAAGACGAATTTCACGGGGAGTTACTTTTTCCAGTCATACAATTACTCTGATGAACGGACCAATGATGTATACAAAGGCGAAACCTTGGAAAGCGCGCAAGGGTACACCAATAATACCAAATCACCCTATAGTTATGATATATATTTAGGGGTTGAGTCTTACCCTACGGATGACAGTTATTGGAGTATGTCTTACAGAATAGAAGGAAAGAACGATAAATATACAAGGGAAGGAGAAGGGGGAAGGGAAATCAGTACTGATCGTCAGGTGTTTATCCCAGTCAGTTTTCATGGGGAATATTGGAAAAAATTCACGGAAAATGACATGCTTAGAGTTAAGGGAAACTATAGGAACACCCCTTTAATAAATACAGCTTATCAATATGCGGGATACGCCCCTAATGAGAGAAACGGAGAGACCGACTATAACTGGAAATATTATGGCGCCAACGTCACCTACACCAGAACGGCGGGACGCTATCAGTGGAAAGCTATGTTTGGGGGGGAGAATGACGAGAATAGGTCCGAATACGATTTTGGCGGCGTAACGGGTGTCAAACAGCAAGTCCGCACTTTGGAGGCAGAATTGGGATTGGAAGGCAAGTGGGACAGCTGGTCCTTTAGCGCATACGCCACAGGCCGTCAGATTTTTCTGGATTCGGAACCGGTAAGCGACGGAGAGGAGTTTCATCGCAATTATACGATATTTGGCCCTAATGTGAGCGTATCGCATAAGCTGAACGATACGCAGAATATACGATTGCAGATTAGCCGTGGTGTAGGAGCCCCGGAAACGGAGCAAATCAATCCCCAGCTGTTGAGAACGGGGTTCAACTCGATTACACAGGGAAACCCGAATCTGGATTTGGTTGTGAATGACAAAGCGGAATTAGAGTATAACCGCATGGGAGACCGGTCCAGCTTTTCGGCTACGGCCTATACGAGCGTTGACCGGGATTTTATCACGGGAGTCATGCGTTGGGCGCCGGAAGAGGAATCGAACATAAATACTTACATAAACAACGGTACCCGAACGAAAGCGGGAATCAGCCTGGATTATAAGTACCGGAAGGACTGGTTCAGTTTCGGTTTGTCACCGAACATGTTTTGGCAGAAGTTGCGTAACAGCGAGGCCAAACTGACTGTTCCTGACCCGTTGAACCTTTACGCTTTCGGATTCTGTAAAGCGAGATTGCCCAAAGGGTTCCAGCTGGGTGGAAGCGTATTCTATATGCCGGGGGAATATGACTTACAGATGGAGCAGGAACACTTTTATTCGATAGATTTCGAGTTGAACAAGTCCTTCGGCCCTTTGAACTGCAAGCTGTATACCCAGAACCTGATCAGCAAAGGCACACTAAAGACATATTATATGGAGGAGGGGTACAAGCAGGATAGTTACGCTTCCAATTTGTCATTCCTGAAGCTGTCGGTGAGTTATTATTTTGAGAAGGATTAG
- the ablB gene encoding putative beta-lysine N-acetyltransferase has product MIFDQIELISKSTIQHGPNNDRVYLMKIHPDDNPVEIIESVERLADEKGYTKIFAKVPVRYSEYFLGRGFRLEALVPNFYKGIEDGCFLGKFIDRSRGMLSQDEQRLFSEVKNVSWEGSSNDTASLPPAYEIVELGEADLNEVALLYRKVFNVYPFPIFNEEYLLETMRDNVRYFGVRYEGDIVAVSSAEIDFQGSNVEMTDFATLPEFRGKNLSYILLNKMMSSVSSLGIRTAYTIARASSFGMNKTFGKSGFEFKGTLVNNTFIGESIESMNIWYKGV; this is encoded by the coding sequence ATGATTTTCGATCAGATTGAGTTAATCTCAAAATCCACGATACAACACGGGCCGAATAATGACAGGGTATATCTCATGAAGATACATCCCGACGATAATCCCGTAGAGATAATTGAAAGCGTCGAAAGACTGGCCGATGAAAAAGGGTACACGAAGATATTCGCCAAAGTGCCGGTCCGTTATTCCGAATATTTTTTGGGCAGGGGCTTTAGGCTGGAGGCGCTTGTGCCCAATTTTTACAAGGGAATCGAAGACGGCTGTTTTCTGGGAAAGTTTATAGACCGATCAAGAGGGATGCTGAGCCAAGACGAGCAGCGCTTGTTTTCGGAGGTGAAAAACGTATCGTGGGAGGGAAGTTCAAATGACACGGCCAGCCTTCCTCCGGCATACGAAATCGTTGAACTCGGCGAAGCGGACCTGAACGAGGTGGCCCTTTTGTACCGTAAAGTTTTCAACGTGTATCCGTTTCCGATATTCAATGAGGAATACCTGTTGGAAACGATGCGCGACAATGTCCGTTATTTCGGGGTACGGTACGAAGGCGATATTGTGGCGGTATCGTCCGCGGAGATAGACTTTCAGGGAAGCAATGTCGAAATGACCGACTTCGCTACCTTACCCGAATTCAGGGGGAAGAATCTGTCCTACATTCTATTGAATAAAATGATGTCGAGCGTCTCAAGTCTGGGAATCCGCACGGCGTACACAATAGCGCGGGCTTCATCGTTTGGGATGAATAAGACTTTCGGAAAGTCGGGCTTCGAGTTCAAAGGGACCTTGGTCAATAATACGTTTATAGGAGAGTCAATCGAGTCCATGAATATATGGTATAAGGGGGTTTGA
- a CDS encoding KamA family radical SAM protein gives MRYTEQDISTIQKAETFNDLPNGISDIEGLEILDKQPIPDHLKDSVSSGDLTHRLFESESFWEKIPAFKGVSEEEFLSIKFQNKNTVRKLEKLEQFIKDLVDDNFLDQVKEGMRRSPMNLSISPYILSLIDWDNPWTDPLRIQFIPVNSGFEPDHPKLALDSLGEQGDSPVDGLVHRYFDKVLFLPLDVCPVYCRFCTRSYAVGGNTDSVDKKRFKNAPEKWKEAFTYIASRPEIEDVVISGGDAYMLAPDRLRLIGETLLEIPHVRRMRFATKGPAVAPMKILSDEAWTQALVEVVKLGREKGKEVVLHTHFNSANEITDITRRAMLKLFQNGVTVRNQSVLIKGVNDTVDTMVELIRKLSYMNVQPYYVYQHDMVTGTEDMRTSVKHTVELEKAVRGITAGFNTPLFVTDAPGGGGKRDVHSYDYYDETTGISVYRSPSVDESKLYLYFDPIETLPVEGRKLWEDESLHEKLIEVAIEKSGYSNLEPVIG, from the coding sequence ATGCGTTACACCGAACAAGATATATCCACCATCCAAAAAGCGGAAACCTTTAATGATTTACCTAATGGCATTTCAGACATTGAAGGTTTGGAAATTCTTGATAAACAGCCTATTCCAGACCATTTGAAAGATTCCGTAAGTTCTGGTGACCTGACGCATAGACTATTTGAAAGCGAATCGTTTTGGGAGAAAATTCCGGCGTTTAAGGGAGTGAGCGAAGAAGAGTTTCTCAGCATCAAATTCCAAAATAAGAATACGGTCAGAAAGCTCGAAAAGCTTGAGCAATTCATAAAAGATCTTGTAGACGATAATTTTCTTGATCAGGTAAAGGAGGGAATGCGTCGTTCGCCCATGAACCTAAGCATATCGCCTTATATCCTGAGTTTGATTGATTGGGACAACCCATGGACTGACCCGCTCCGTATACAGTTTATCCCCGTCAATTCGGGTTTCGAGCCAGACCACCCCAAATTGGCGCTTGACTCTTTGGGTGAGCAGGGCGATTCGCCCGTCGACGGCCTTGTGCACCGTTATTTCGACAAAGTGTTGTTCTTGCCTTTGGACGTATGTCCCGTATACTGCCGTTTTTGCACCAGAAGTTACGCCGTTGGTGGCAACACGGACAGCGTTGACAAGAAGCGTTTCAAGAACGCGCCCGAAAAGTGGAAAGAGGCCTTTACGTATATCGCTTCGAGGCCTGAAATCGAGGACGTTGTTATTTCAGGAGGAGACGCATATATGTTGGCTCCCGACCGACTCCGCCTGATCGGGGAGACCCTGCTGGAGATACCGCATGTACGCCGTATGCGTTTCGCTACAAAAGGACCGGCGGTAGCTCCGATGAAGATATTGAGCGACGAGGCTTGGACGCAGGCTTTGGTAGAAGTAGTCAAGCTTGGAAGGGAAAAGGGCAAAGAGGTTGTGTTGCACACCCATTTCAACAGCGCCAACGAAATCACCGACATCACGCGCAGGGCTATGCTCAAGCTTTTCCAAAACGGCGTGACGGTGCGTAACCAGAGCGTATTGATTAAAGGCGTCAACGACACGGTGGATACGATGGTTGAGTTGATCAGAAAGCTATCGTATATGAATGTGCAGCCTTATTATGTATATCAGCATGATATGGTGACGGGCACCGAGGATATGCGTACCAGCGTAAAACATACCGTAGAGCTTGAAAAGGCCGTTCGGGGTATTACCGCCGGTTTTAATACGCCATTGTTCGTGACCGACGCGCCCGGCGGCGGCGGAAAAAGGGATGTCCACAGTTATGATTATTATGATGAGACGACGGGTATAAGCGTATACCGAAGCCCGAGTGTCGACGAATCAAAACTCTATTTATACTTTGACCCTATCGAAACCCTGCCTGTTGAGGGCAGGAAGTTATGGGAAGACGAAAGTCTGCACGAAAAATTGATAGAGGTGGCTATCGAGAAATCAGGATACTCGAACCTGGAGCCCGTGATCGGTTAA
- a CDS encoding MarR family winged helix-turn-helix transcriptional regulator translates to MDSLDIIVSIRKIVRSLNLESKSIQKDFGLSIAQLLCLGHLQSNPGYRSTHKELMNLLSLNSSTISGILNRLEKRGYIARVSNEVDRRSKSIMLTASGIKLLEETPNVLHDRLADRLDKLSEDDKSMVDKSLKIIISAMEIKGMEASPLLTPEEPIDP, encoded by the coding sequence ATGGACTCACTAGATATTATTGTAAGTATCCGTAAGATCGTGCGTTCCTTGAATCTGGAATCTAAATCCATCCAAAAGGATTTCGGATTGAGCATCGCGCAATTATTATGTTTGGGGCACCTGCAGAGCAATCCGGGCTACCGGTCGACACATAAAGAGCTGATGAACTTGCTCAGCCTCAACTCCAGTACGATATCGGGAATCCTTAACCGGCTGGAAAAGAGGGGATATATAGCGAGGGTGAGCAACGAGGTGGACAGAAGGTCAAAGTCCATCATGCTGACGGCCTCGGGTATAAAGCTGTTGGAGGAAACGCCCAACGTACTCCATGACAGGTTAGCCGACCGTTTGGATAAATTGTCGGAAGACGATAAAAGCATGGTCGACAAATCGCTTAAGATTATTATCTCGGCGATGGAGATAAAGGGCATGGAAGCGTCTCCGCTACTTACACCCGAAGAACCCATAGACCCTTAA
- a CDS encoding vWA domain-containing protein: MEHKKETGQNNERLLLYWRLMSSIFGSEKNPKLEKLSAEILKDAALPEILLSQDHSIDAIVQRYPELQETFDSLTDGIFSDDSKPNLTEENKEPTAEAQATPQMSLETETEIKPAEATETSEAPKQQEESANSGAKEVERAAVYSKMLVNVFAAVQHGTVTAGQYSQWNNDKKWLERAFTRNGEMDGGLQASLKEMEADIVKRMRLREVLADTRLAKKLTPSMALVEELLRDKSHLADVALKNAKDLIKRFIDQVAEVLKTQVAQSKVGKIDYSVPPKKVFRNLDLKRTIWKNLTNWDAKSERLYVENLYYKHTAKKNTPSRLIVVVDQSGSMVDSMVNCTILASIFAGLPKIDPHLIAYDTQAIDLTSWIHDPFEVLMRTQLGGGTDGTAAMEIAKPKVIDPSNTVVVWISDFYEWKAQELFNQFKALHESGVKFIPVGSVSSSNYQSVNPWFKQRFKEMSTPVISGKIDKLIVELKTFLA; encoded by the coding sequence ATGGAACATAAAAAAGAAACTGGTCAGAATAACGAACGGCTGTTGCTTTATTGGCGGTTGATGAGCAGTATTTTTGGTAGCGAGAAGAATCCCAAACTCGAAAAGCTTAGCGCTGAGATTTTGAAGGATGCCGCTTTGCCCGAAATACTATTATCGCAGGACCATTCGATAGACGCGATCGTCCAGCGATATCCGGAGCTTCAGGAGACATTTGACTCTTTGACCGACGGGATATTTTCGGACGATAGCAAGCCAAATCTAACCGAGGAAAATAAAGAGCCGACAGCGGAAGCCCAGGCAACTCCTCAAATGTCCTTAGAAACGGAAACGGAGATCAAACCGGCAGAAGCTACAGAAACCTCTGAAGCTCCCAAGCAACAGGAAGAATCGGCTAATTCTGGAGCAAAGGAAGTTGAAAGAGCGGCTGTTTATTCTAAGATGTTGGTAAACGTGTTTGCCGCGGTTCAGCACGGAACGGTGACGGCCGGGCAATATAGCCAGTGGAATAACGACAAAAAGTGGCTGGAACGAGCCTTCACACGAAACGGCGAAATGGATGGCGGGCTACAAGCCAGCTTGAAAGAAATGGAAGCCGATATTGTGAAGCGAATGCGCCTTCGCGAAGTGTTGGCCGATACGCGTTTGGCTAAAAAGCTTACGCCAAGCATGGCGCTGGTTGAGGAATTGCTACGGGACAAATCGCATCTTGCCGATGTGGCTTTGAAAAACGCGAAAGACCTCATCAAGCGCTTTATTGATCAAGTGGCCGAAGTGCTCAAAACGCAGGTGGCGCAGTCGAAAGTCGGGAAAATCGACTATTCCGTTCCTCCCAAAAAGGTGTTCCGGAATTTGGATCTAAAACGAACCATCTGGAAGAACCTCACCAACTGGGACGCTAAGTCAGAACGCCTGTATGTCGAAAACCTGTACTACAAGCACACCGCAAAGAAAAATACGCCTTCGAGGTTAATTGTAGTGGTCGACCAATCGGGCTCTATGGTCGATTCGATGGTGAACTGTACGATACTGGCCTCAATATTCGCGGGTTTGCCTAAAATTGATCCGCATCTGATCGCCTACGATACCCAAGCGATCGACCTGACTTCCTGGATTCACGATCCTTTTGAAGTGTTGATGCGCACCCAGTTGGGAGGCGGAACAGACGGAACGGCGGCGATGGAAATCGCGAAACCCAAAGTCATTGACCCGAGCAACACGGTGGTGGTTTGGATTTCGGATTTTTATGAATGGAAGGCTCAGGAATTGTTCAACCAATTCAAGGCGTTGCACGAGTCGGGAGTGAAATTTATTCCTGTGGGTTCGGTGAGCAGTTCGAATTACCAATCCGTTAATCCGTGGTTCAAACAGCGGTTCAAGGAGATGTCTACGCCTGTGATTTCAGGGAAAATAGACAAATTAATTGTTGAGTTGAAAACATTTTTAGCATAG